A genomic stretch from Pelodiscus sinensis isolate JC-2024 chromosome 23, ASM4963464v1, whole genome shotgun sequence includes:
- the LOC142819396 gene encoding uncharacterized protein LOC142819396 yields MRLLPELDPDQRDEGFPRPAATLPLPPNFFVDRRVWRFDTSSDWWDRLVMEIWDDQDWLRNFRMRKTTFQELCTWLAPALQRQDTHLRPAIPLEKRVAIALWKLATPDSYRSVGHQFGVGRSTVGAVLMEVVRAINSELLNRLICLPDLDSVEGEISLPWGTEPPEGSEAGGQISEAGEKPRRENFMMHACRLSLPRVKQQP; encoded by the exons atgaggctccttcccgagctggacccagaccagagggacgaggggttcccccgtccggcagccacactgcccttgcctccgaactttttcgtggacaggcgtgtttggaggtttgacaccagctctgactggtgggaccggctcgtgatggagatctgggatgaccaagactggctacgcaacttccgcatgagaaagaccactttccaggagctgtgtacctggctcgcccctgctctgcaacggcaagacacccacctgcggcccgccatccccctggaaaagagggtcgccattgccctctggaagctggcaacccccgacagctaccgctccgtgggacaccaatttggagtggggagatctactgtcggggccgtcttgatggag gtggtgagggccatcaattcggagctgctcaacaggctcatctgtctaccggatctggacagcgttgagggggaaatctcgctcccctggggtacagagcccccagaagggtccgaggccggaggtcaaatcagtgaggcaggagagaaacctagaagagaaaactttatgatgcatgcatgcaggctgtcacttccaagagtgaagcagcagccctga
- the C1QB gene encoding complement C1q subcomponent subunit B, which translates to MMLGAVLLCLAVASLASSESCQGHAAIPGIPGMPGPPGTNGKDGADGPKGDRGAPGGAEDQLELGEKGAPGSPGYPGKVGPKGPKGSQGPSGPTGLPGPKGESGDFKATAKSAFSAARTISMLPRREQPVRFDRVIANENGHYENRYGRFTCQVPGLYYFTYHVTSRGSLCLHIKRGKDTKGEKVVTFCDYVHNVYQVTTGGVVLQVQQGESVWLEPTEKNSLVGIEGADSIFSGFLLFPDP; encoded by the exons ATGATGCTGGGGGCCGTGCTGCTCTGCCTGGCCGTGGCCTCCCTGGCCAGCTCGGAGAGCTGCCAGGGCCACGCTGCCATCCCGGGCATTCCAGGCATGCCAGGCCCGCCGGGCACCAATGGCAAAGACGGGGCGGACGGCCCAAAGGGAGACAGAG GTGCCCCTGGGGGGGCGGAGGATCAgctggagctgggagagaagggtgCACCAGGGAGCCCTGGCTACCCTGGGAAAGTTGGCCCCAAAGGCCCCAAAGGCTCCCAGGGCCCTTCAGGCCCCACGGGTCTTCCTGGGCCCAAGGGTGAATCTGGGGACTTCAAGGCCACTGCCAAATCGGCCTTCTCAGCTGCCCGGACCATCAGCATGCTGCCGCGGCGGGAGCAGCCCGTCCGCTTCGACCGCGTCATCGCCAACGAGAACGGGCACTACGAGAACCGGTACGGCCGCTTCACCTGCCAGGTCCCGGGGCTCTACTACTTCACCTACCACGTCACCTCCCGGGGCAGCTTGTGCCTCCACATCAAGAGGGGCAAGGACACCAAGGGGGAGAAGGTGGTGACCTTCTGCGACTACGTGCACAACGTCTACCAAGTCACCACCGGGGGCGTGGTGCTGCAGGTCCAGCAGGGGGAGTCTGTGTGGCTGGAGCCCACCGAGAAGAACTCCCTGGTGGGCATCGAGGGGGCTGACAGCATCTTCTCTGGGTTCCTGCTCTTCCCTGACCCctag